The Stigmatella aurantiaca DW4/3-1 genome contains the following window.
ACGCTCAAGCAGCTGCTGATCTCCCGGGGCATCAAGGTCAAGGGCCGGGTGAAGCAAGGCCTGGCGCCCTCGCGGGCGAAGCTGCTGCACGTGGCCCAGTCGGAGACGTTCGACATCATCCTCAAGCGGCTCAACAAGCTCTCCAGCAACTTCGTGGCGGAGATGCTGCTCAAGGCGATGGGCGCGGAGCGGGGCGGGGCCCCGGGCACCTTCCAGAAGGGCGTCGCGGTGGTGGAGGCGTTCCTCGAGCGCGACGTGGGGATTCCCAGCGGCACCTACGTGATGAAGAACGGCAGCGGCCTGAACGACGCCAACCGGTTCTCCGCCGCGCACCTCAATCGCATCCTGCGCCACATGTACGAGCGCTTCCCGCTGTCCCCCGAGTACCTGTCCTCGCTGGGAATCGCCGGCAAGGACGGCACGCTGAAGTACCGCTTCGAGGGCAGCGAGGCGGTGGGCCGGTTGCGCGCGAAGACGGGCACGCTGGAGAACGTGTCCGCGCTGAGCGGCTACGTGCAGGCCGCGGGTGGCGAGAAGTTCATTTTCGCGATGATGGTGAATGACTACTCCGGCCGCTCGGGCCCGGTGGTGCGGGGGCTGGATGCGCTGGGGGCGGCGGTGGCCGCCAGCGGCTCGGTGATGGGGCCTTCCCGCGCGGTGGCGGCCATCTCGGACAGCACCCGTCCGGCGGCCGATGGGGGGGAGGTGGCCAGCCGCATCAAGACGTACCTGGAGCTTGGCAAGCAGCGGGATCAGCGCAACATCAGCTTCCTGCGCACGGCGTGGCGCAGCGAGAAGGATCCCGCGGTGCGCGCGGTGCTGGCCGAGGGCCTCTACCAGTCCAACCCGAATGACTACCTGGGCGCCCGGACCTTGCTCGACAGCTACTCGGCGGGGGCGGACGTCTATGGACGGCTGCGCATGGTGGCCAAGGCCCTGTCGATGGAAGTCCCCGGGGTGACGAGCATGGTGGAGCTGGCTGCGGGCGGCAACGCCGAGGCGCTCGTGCGCGTGGTGGAGCTGGCGGCGGCCTCCCGGGGCGACGTGACGGCCGAGGCGGAGCTGGCCCTGGCGCTGGGCGAGGTGGCCCGCACCGCGCCAGAAGAGCTGGTGGTGGCCCTGCGCGAGGCGGGAGGGTCGGAGCGGGACACGTCCGTCTCGTTGCTGGCGCGTGGCCTGGTGCAGTCGGGCGAGGCGGAGCACCCCTTCTGGAAGTCGCTGCGCAAGCAGCTGGGGGCCACGGACCCGACACTGGCCGCGTTCGCCCGGAGCCTGGATGCGACGCTGTCGCAGAAGGTGGCCGAAGCGAAGGCGCCCCCAGGGCCCATCGTCCTTCCCAACGTGGTGCCTGGCTCGGTCATCCCCGGTGGCAGCGCGCCCGCCCAGACCGCCGAGTCGCGTCCAGGCGGGTAGCGGCCACATCTCGCTACAGGGATGCGGCCTTGCCCGGAGGTCCCCTCCGGGCAGGCAGGCAGGCGTGCCCCGGAGGGGCCGCGCGCCAAGAACGCGCTGCGGTGACAGCCCCAGGGTATAGCTTCAGTATTCCACCGGATGTATCCGGGGAATGAAGCCGCTCCGTGGTGGAGGGGCTATCGGCAGAGAAAGGAAGCGCAGTCATGGCTGGAGGCGTCAACAAGGTCATTCTCATTGGCAACCTCGGTGCGGACCCCGAGGTGCGATTCACGCCGGGGGGACAAGCGGTCGCCAACTTCCGGATCGCCACCAGCGATAGCTGGACGGACAAGAACGGACAGAAGCAGGAGCGGACCGAGTGGCACCGCATCGTCGTCTGGGGAAAGCTCGCGGAGCTGTGCGGCGAGTACCTGAAGAAGGGCCGGCAGTGCTTCGTCGAGGGCCGGCTCCAGACGCGCGAGTGGACGGACAAGGAGAACCGGAAGAACTACACCACCGAGGTGGTGGCCAGCTCGGTCACGTTCCTGGGCGGGCGTGACGCGGGCGAGGGCTCGGGCATGGGGAGCCGTCGCGGCGGAGGCGCTTCTTCCCGGGGAGGCGAGCCCGACTACGGCGCTCCGCCTCCGGGGATGGACGACGGCATGAACCAGGGCGGCAGCGGGGACGACGACATCCCGTTCTAGCCTGGTGGCCTCAGGGCTTCGGTACGCCGGCCGCTCCCAGCAGGTGGGGGCGGCCGGTCCGTTTTCCTGCGGCGGCGAGGGGTCATGGGCCTTTCCAGTCCAGGGCCGTCCCGCACCGTTTGCAGAAGCGTGCGTCCAGGTCATGGCCCTGGGTGCCACAGCCCGGGCAGGCTTGGGTGTCGGGGCGCTGACGGGTGGCGGCGGCCAGCTCCACGGACACGATGCCCGTGGGCACCGCGATGATGCCGTAACCCATCACCATCAACACCGACGCGATGAGCTGTCCGTAGACGGTCTTCGGGGTGATGTCGCCAAAGCCCACCGTCGTCATCGTCACGATGGCCCAGTACATGGAGCGGGGGATGTTGTCGAAGCCATTCTCCTCGCCCTCCACCATGTACATCACCGCGCCCATGATGACGTCGATGGTCAACACCGTGCCGAGGAAGACGGTGATCTTCGGCCGGCTGGCCCTCAGGGCCGTCAGCAACACCTCCGCCTGTCCGAGCAGGTGCCCCAGCTTGAGGATCCGGAAGACGCGCAGCAGCCGGAGCACGCGCACCACCAGCAGCGTCTGGGCCCCCGGGAACAGCACGCTCAGAAAGGACGGCAAGAGCGCCATCAGGTCCACGATGCCGAAGAAGCTGCGCGCGTAGTCCAGGGGCCGGCGCACCGCGACGAGCCGCAGCACGTACTCCACCGCGAAGAGCAGGGTGAAGCACCACTCGGCGGCGTGCAGCACGTGGCCGTAGCGCGTGCGCACCTGCGAGACGCTCTCCAGCATCACCGCGCCCACGCTCAGCACGATGGCCCCCAGGAGGGCCACGTCGAACGCCTTCCCCGCAGGGGTGTCCGCCTCGAAGATGATGGTGTGCAGGCGGGCGCGAAAGCCGCCCACGGGACTCTGTTCAGAGGGCCGGTTCAAGGCCGCGCAGCTTAGCCCTACGAAGAAGCGGGGACGTGGCTCATTCGCTTACACGAGCGCTTATGACTTTGTGCACATGTCTTTTCTGACAACGGCCTGTACGGTTCGACCCATCACAGCGAGATGCATCACCAGGAGGTTTCACCATGCATTGGATGGGAAAGCTTGCCGTGGGAGTTGCTGCTGTTCTGTGTTCTCCGGCCGGGGCGGCTGGGGAGGATACGTTCAACACAGCGGAGATTGTGTTCACCAAACAGGTCTCCGCCACCTGGAATGGCTGCACGTACACGCTCCTGGTGGAGCGCGAGCGGCAGACCTCGTACCCCCCGCCCGATTACATGATCTCCCTGCGGAGCACGGCGGCCTCTTCGGGCACGTGCCTGGCGGCACCGGCAAACCGCAGCCTCGGAAGCTCGCAGGCCGAGCCGACCATCGCGATCGTGGCGGAGTCCGCGGGGCTCGTGGT
Protein-coding sequences here:
- the dacB gene encoding D-alanyl-D-alanine carboxypeptidase/D-alanyl-D-alanine endopeptidase, coding for MQVHRAKSILAAAAVFILALPSAYAASPADKRAEREALKAALLDVIQTTPLKTSRVGIHMVSVDDGSVVFSQNADELLNPASNVKLVTAAAALVTLGPEFRFDTEFIIEADLPADGKVKTLFVRGKGDPSMTTERLYASVSELFHTGLREVQDIVIDDSWFDPERTPPGYDQEDSDRAYMAPTGAVSLNWNAAAIYLRPGGAPGAKGTVEMEPPSDYFVVENNLTTGSSRARRVSVTSKPGGEKQKILVRGQLPDNEGSLSVWKKIDNPPMYFGYTLKQLLISRGIKVKGRVKQGLAPSRAKLLHVAQSETFDIILKRLNKLSSNFVAEMLLKAMGAERGGAPGTFQKGVAVVEAFLERDVGIPSGTYVMKNGSGLNDANRFSAAHLNRILRHMYERFPLSPEYLSSLGIAGKDGTLKYRFEGSEAVGRLRAKTGTLENVSALSGYVQAAGGEKFIFAMMVNDYSGRSGPVVRGLDALGAAVAASGSVMGPSRAVAAISDSTRPAADGGEVASRIKTYLELGKQRDQRNISFLRTAWRSEKDPAVRAVLAEGLYQSNPNDYLGARTLLDSYSAGADVYGRLRMVAKALSMEVPGVTSMVELAAGGNAEALVRVVELAAASRGDVTAEAELALALGEVARTAPEELVVALREAGGSERDTSVSLLARGLVQSGEAEHPFWKSLRKQLGATDPTLAAFARSLDATLSQKVAEAKAPPGPIVLPNVVPGSVIPGGSAPAQTAESRPGG
- a CDS encoding single-stranded DNA-binding protein; its protein translation is MAGGVNKVILIGNLGADPEVRFTPGGQAVANFRIATSDSWTDKNGQKQERTEWHRIVVWGKLAELCGEYLKKGRQCFVEGRLQTREWTDKENRKNYTTEVVASSVTFLGGRDAGEGSGMGSRRGGGASSRGGEPDYGAPPPGMDDGMNQGGSGDDDIPF
- a CDS encoding ion transporter, whose product is MNRPSEQSPVGGFRARLHTIIFEADTPAGKAFDVALLGAIVLSVGAVMLESVSQVRTRYGHVLHAAEWCFTLLFAVEYVLRLVAVRRPLDYARSFFGIVDLMALLPSFLSVLFPGAQTLLVVRVLRLLRVFRILKLGHLLGQAEVLLTALRASRPKITVFLGTVLTIDVIMGAVMYMVEGEENGFDNIPRSMYWAIVTMTTVGFGDITPKTVYGQLIASVLMVMGYGIIAVPTGIVSVELAAATRQRPDTQACPGCGTQGHDLDARFCKRCGTALDWKGP